From the genome of Ammoniphilus sp. CFH 90114, one region includes:
- a CDS encoding ZIP family metal transporter translates to MEIYIGSILSALATGVGALPILFFKEVTHRWRDILLALTAGVMMAAATFSLIPEALALSNIFVLCFGVLLGTVSLTILERYIPHMDLEHTRFNIAMDQKALLVLTAITLHNLPEGLSVGVSYASGHEELGGLIAFAIGIQNAPEGFLIALFLINQQVGRWKAFFLASMTGAVEIVTAVMGYHLTSYVSGLVPYGLSFAAGAMLYIVYKELIPESHGDGHETGATFSFIIGLLIMVSLIQWFG, encoded by the coding sequence ATGGAAATTTATATAGGTAGTATCTTATCCGCCTTAGCTACTGGAGTCGGTGCTCTACCCATTCTCTTCTTTAAAGAAGTCACCCATCGCTGGCGTGATATTCTACTAGCGTTGACTGCAGGCGTGATGATGGCCGCTGCAACATTTAGTCTCATCCCAGAAGCGCTAGCGTTATCTAATATTTTCGTATTATGCTTTGGAGTGTTATTAGGGACGGTTTCCTTAACGATCTTGGAACGATACATACCACACATGGATCTCGAGCATACCCGCTTTAATATAGCTATGGATCAGAAAGCTCTTTTAGTCCTGACTGCAATTACTCTACATAATCTGCCAGAAGGATTGTCAGTTGGAGTGAGTTACGCCAGTGGGCATGAAGAATTAGGCGGGCTTATCGCCTTTGCCATTGGGATTCAGAACGCACCCGAAGGCTTTCTTATTGCACTCTTCCTCATTAATCAGCAGGTAGGCCGATGGAAAGCCTTCTTCCTCGCCTCCATGACGGGTGCTGTAGAGATCGTGACAGCCGTTATGGGCTACCATCTAACCTCCTATGTATCTGGCCTTGTCCCCTATGGACTGTCCTTTGCTGCAGGAGCCATGCTCTATATCGTGTATAAGGAATTAATCCCCGAGAGCCATGGTGACGGACATGAAACAGGTGCTACCTTCTCTTTTATTATCGGGCTATTAATTATGGTCAGCTTGATTCAATGGTTTGGATAG